From a single Serratia surfactantfaciens genomic region:
- the cueO gene encoding multicopper oxidase CueO, with protein MLRRDFIKLTAALGAASALPLWSRAAWAADRPSLPVPPLLTPDAQGRIALALQAGETRWVPGAATKTWGFNGALLGPAVKLQRGQPVTVDIKNRLAEASTVHWHGLEIPGDVDGGPQALIHPGATRTVNFTVEQPAATCWFHPHTHGKTGSQVMMGLAGLVLLEDEESAKLPLPKTWGQDDIPVILQDKRLGKDAQIEYRLDVMSAAVGWFGDRMFTNGAQYPQHLAPRGWLRLRFLNGCNARSLNLAASDNRPLYVIASDGGFLAEPVKLTELPMLMGERFEVLVDASDGKAFDIVTLPVKQMGMTLAPFDQALPVLRIQPSLAQGVKTMPDSLVKLPTLPATAGIQERWLQLMMDPQLDMLGMQALMDRYGHQAMAGTDMKGMDHGNMPGMKKGGMQNMDHGNMGNMKGMDHGKMAGMDHGGTQGKAKPFDFSHGNMINGKAFDMAKPLFAAKRGQYEKWTISGEGDMMLHPFHIHGTQFRILSENGKPPAAHRSGWKDTVRVEGWRSEVLVRFDHPASSEHAYMAHCHLLEHEDTGMMMGFTVAD; from the coding sequence ATGTTACGCCGTGATTTTATTAAATTAACCGCCGCGCTGGGCGCTGCGAGCGCACTGCCGTTATGGAGCCGGGCCGCCTGGGCGGCCGATCGGCCGTCTTTACCGGTGCCGCCGCTGTTGACGCCGGACGCGCAGGGAAGGATTGCGCTGGCGCTGCAGGCGGGGGAAACCCGCTGGGTGCCCGGTGCCGCGACCAAAACCTGGGGATTCAACGGCGCGTTGCTCGGGCCGGCGGTGAAACTGCAGCGGGGCCAACCGGTGACGGTCGATATCAAAAACCGCCTGGCGGAGGCCAGCACCGTCCACTGGCACGGCCTGGAAATTCCCGGCGATGTCGATGGCGGCCCGCAGGCGCTGATCCATCCCGGCGCGACGCGCACGGTGAATTTCACCGTCGAACAGCCGGCGGCCACCTGTTGGTTCCACCCGCATACCCACGGTAAAACTGGCAGCCAGGTGATGATGGGGCTGGCGGGGCTGGTGCTGCTGGAAGATGAAGAAAGCGCCAAACTGCCGCTGCCGAAAACCTGGGGGCAGGATGATATTCCGGTGATCCTGCAGGATAAGCGGTTGGGCAAAGACGCGCAGATCGAATACCGCCTGGACGTAATGAGCGCGGCGGTGGGCTGGTTTGGCGATCGTATGTTCACCAACGGCGCGCAGTATCCGCAGCATCTGGCGCCGCGCGGTTGGCTGCGTCTGCGTTTCCTTAACGGCTGCAACGCCCGCTCGTTGAATCTGGCGGCCAGCGACAACCGTCCGCTGTACGTCATCGCCAGCGACGGCGGTTTCCTGGCGGAGCCGGTGAAACTGACCGAGTTGCCGATGTTGATGGGCGAACGCTTTGAAGTGCTGGTCGATGCTTCCGACGGGAAAGCGTTCGATATCGTGACGCTGCCGGTTAAACAGATGGGCATGACGCTGGCACCGTTCGATCAAGCGCTGCCGGTGTTGCGCATTCAGCCGTCGTTGGCGCAGGGCGTCAAAACCATGCCGGACAGCCTGGTGAAGCTGCCGACATTGCCTGCCACCGCGGGCATCCAGGAGCGCTGGCTACAGCTGATGATGGATCCGCAGCTGGATATGTTGGGCATGCAGGCGCTGATGGATCGCTATGGCCACCAGGCGATGGCCGGCACAGACATGAAAGGCATGGACCACGGCAACATGCCGGGTATGAAAAAGGGCGGCATGCAGAACATGGACCATGGCAACATGGGCAACATGAAAGGCATGGATCATGGCAAGATGGCCGGGATGGATCACGGTGGTACGCAGGGCAAAGCCAAACCGTTCGATTTCAGCCATGGCAACATGATCAACGGCAAGGCCTTCGATATGGCCAAGCCGTTGTTCGCCGCCAAACGGGGCCAGTATGAAAAATGGACCATTTCCGGCGAGGGCGACATGATGCTGCACCCGTTCCATATTCACGGCACTCAGTTCCGCATCTTGTCGGAAAACGGCAAACCGCCGGCGGCGCACCGCAGTGGCTGGAAGGACACGGTGCGCGTAGAAGGATGGCGCAGCGAAGTGCTGGTGCGTTTCGACCATCCAGCCAGCAGCGAACATGCGTACATGGCCCACTGCCACCTGCTGGAGCACGAAGATACCGGCATGATGATGGGCTTCACCGTCGCCGATTGA
- the panD gene encoding aspartate 1-decarboxylase has product MIRTMLQGKLHRVKVTQADLHYEGSCAIDQDFLEAAGILEYEAIDIYNVDNGQRFSTYAIAAERGSRIISVNGAAARCACVGDKLIICSYVQMTDADARQHHPKVAYFEGDNNLQRKAKAVPVQVA; this is encoded by the coding sequence ATGATACGTACTATGCTGCAAGGCAAGCTGCATCGCGTCAAAGTCACTCAGGCTGACTTGCACTATGAAGGGTCCTGCGCCATCGACCAGGATTTCCTGGAGGCCGCCGGCATTCTGGAATATGAAGCGATCGACATCTACAACGTGGATAACGGCCAGCGCTTCTCCACCTACGCCATCGCCGCCGAGCGCGGTTCGCGCATCATTTCGGTCAACGGCGCCGCCGCGCGCTGCGCCTGCGTAGGCGACAAACTGATCATCTGCTCCTATGTGCAGATGACCGACGCCGACGCTCGCCAACATCACCCGAAAGTCGCCTATTTCGAAGGTGACAACAACCTGCAGCGCAAGGCGAAAGCCGTGCCGGTTCAGGTCGCCTGA
- the speE gene encoding polyamine aminopropyltransferase — MTQKEIWYETLHTGFGQYFSVEKVLYREKTDHQDLVIFENPVLGRVMALDGVVQTTERDEFIYHEMLTHVPLLAHGAAKKVLIIGGGDGGMLREVSRHPGVEQITMVEIDAGVVEFCRQYLPNHSAGAYDDPRFKLVIDDGVNFVNQTDETFDVIISDCTDPIGPGESLFTSAFYEGCARCLNEGGIFVAQNGVCFLQQDEAVNSHAKLSRYFTDVSFYQAAIPTYYGGIMTFAWASQNPALRQLGQPALQQRFNQSGLHCRYYNPAIHVGSFALPQYLLNALNVTR; from the coding sequence ATGACCCAGAAAGAAATTTGGTACGAAACGCTGCATACGGGCTTCGGCCAGTACTTCTCGGTAGAGAAGGTACTGTACCGCGAGAAGACCGATCATCAGGATCTGGTGATCTTCGAGAACCCGGTGCTGGGGCGCGTGATGGCGCTCGACGGCGTGGTGCAAACCACCGAGCGTGACGAGTTCATCTATCACGAAATGCTGACCCATGTGCCGCTGCTGGCGCACGGCGCGGCGAAGAAAGTGCTGATCATCGGCGGCGGCGACGGCGGCATGCTGCGCGAAGTCAGCCGGCACCCTGGCGTGGAGCAGATCACCATGGTCGAGATCGACGCCGGTGTCGTCGAATTCTGCCGCCAGTACCTGCCCAACCACAGCGCCGGTGCCTATGACGATCCGCGTTTCAAACTGGTGATCGACGACGGCGTCAATTTCGTGAATCAAACCGACGAAACGTTCGATGTGATCATTTCCGACTGCACCGATCCGATCGGCCCCGGCGAAAGCCTGTTCACCTCGGCGTTTTATGAAGGCTGCGCCCGCTGCCTGAATGAGGGCGGCATTTTCGTCGCGCAAAACGGCGTCTGTTTCCTGCAGCAGGACGAGGCGGTCAACAGCCACGCCAAACTGAGCCGCTATTTTACCGACGTCAGCTTCTATCAGGCTGCGATCCCGACCTATTACGGCGGCATCATGACCTTCGCCTGGGCGAGCCAGAACCCGGCGCTGCGCCAGCTCGGTCAGCCTGCCCTGCAACAGCGCTTTAACCAAAGCGGCCTGCACTGCCGTTATTACAACCCGGCAATTCACGTTGGCAGTTTTGCCCTGCCGCAATATTTGCTCAATGCCCTGAACGTAACACGTTAA
- the panB gene encoding 3-methyl-2-oxobutanoate hydroxymethyltransferase → MKPTTVTHLRQWKQEQRKFATLTAYDASFAKLFEEQGIKVLLVGDSLGMTLQGHDSTLPVTVADVAYHTRAVRRGAPACLLLADLPFMSYATPEQTFANAAELMRAGANMVKLEGGSWLCDTVKMLAERAVPVCGHLGLTPQSVNVFGGYKVQGRDELAAKQLLQDAQNLELAGIQLLVLECVPTELARQITEALSIPVIGIGAGNGTDGQILVMHDAFGITGGHTPKFAKNFLAQSGDIRTAVQHYIQEVEQGLYPAAEHSFN, encoded by the coding sequence ATGAAACCCACCACCGTGACCCATTTGCGCCAGTGGAAACAGGAGCAACGCAAGTTTGCTACCCTTACCGCCTACGATGCCAGCTTTGCCAAACTGTTTGAAGAGCAAGGCATCAAAGTCCTGTTGGTGGGCGATTCGCTGGGCATGACGCTGCAGGGCCACGACTCCACGCTGCCGGTCACCGTCGCCGACGTGGCCTATCACACCCGCGCCGTGCGCCGCGGCGCGCCGGCCTGCCTGCTGCTGGCCGATCTGCCGTTCATGAGTTACGCCACCCCCGAACAGACCTTCGCCAACGCCGCCGAGCTGATGCGCGCCGGCGCCAACATGGTGAAACTGGAAGGCGGCAGTTGGCTGTGCGACACGGTGAAAATGCTCGCCGAGCGCGCGGTGCCGGTGTGCGGCCACCTGGGCCTGACGCCGCAGTCGGTCAACGTGTTCGGCGGCTATAAGGTGCAAGGGCGCGACGAACTGGCCGCCAAACAGCTGCTGCAGGACGCGCAGAATCTGGAGCTGGCCGGCATTCAGCTGCTGGTGCTGGAGTGCGTGCCGACCGAACTGGCGCGCCAGATCACCGAAGCGCTGTCCATTCCGGTCATCGGTATCGGCGCCGGCAACGGCACCGACGGCCAGATCCTGGTGATGCACGACGCCTTCGGCATCACCGGCGGCCACACGCCGAAGTTCGCCAAGAACTTCCTGGCGCAGAGCGGCGATATCCGCACGGCGGTGCAGCACTACATTCAGGAAGTGGAGCAAGGCCTCTACCCGGCGGCTGAACACTCTTTTAACTAA
- the speD gene encoding adenosylmethionine decarboxylase, with amino-acid sequence MHKLKLHGFNNLTKSLSFCIYDICYAKTADDRDGYIAYIDEQYNANRLTEILSETCSIIGANILNIARQDYDPQGASVTILVSEEPIDPKDVDTSEHPGPLPNTVVAHLDKSHICVHTYPESHPEGGLCTFRADIEVSTCGVISPLKALNYLIHQLESDIVTMDYRVRGFTRDVNGVKHYIDHEINSIQNFMSEDIKALYHMMDVNVYQENIFHTKMLLKDFDLKHYLFNAEPEALRAAERKQITDLLWKEMQEIYYGRNIPHL; translated from the coding sequence TTGCATAAGCTAAAACTGCACGGCTTCAACAACCTGACCAAGAGCCTGAGTTTTTGTATTTACGATATTTGTTACGCCAAGACCGCAGACGATCGCGACGGCTATATCGCCTACATTGACGAACAATATAATGCCAACCGGCTGACCGAGATCCTGAGCGAAACCTGCTCGATCATCGGCGCCAATATTCTGAACATCGCGCGCCAGGACTACGATCCACAGGGCGCCAGCGTCACCATCCTGGTCAGCGAAGAACCGATCGACCCGAAAGATGTCGATACGTCGGAACACCCCGGCCCACTGCCGAATACGGTCGTCGCGCACCTGGACAAGAGCCATATCTGCGTGCACACCTACCCGGAAAGCCACCCGGAAGGCGGGCTTTGCACCTTCCGCGCCGATATCGAGGTTTCGACCTGCGGCGTCATTTCGCCCCTCAAGGCGCTGAACTACTTAATTCACCAGTTGGAATCCGACATCGTCACCATGGACTATCGCGTGCGCGGTTTTACCCGCGACGTGAACGGCGTGAAACATTACATCGATCATGAGATCAATTCGATTCAGAACTTTATGTCGGAAGACATCAAAGCGCTGTACCACATGATGGACGTGAACGTTTATCAGGAAAATATCTTCCATACCAAGATGTTGCTGAAAGACTTCGATCTGAAGCACTACCTGTTTAACGCAGAACCGGAAGCGTTGAGAGCCGCCGAGCGCAAACAGATCACCGATCTGTTATGGAAAGAGATGCAGGAAATCTATTACGGCCGCAATATCCCGCATCTGTGA
- the yacL gene encoding protein YacL — protein MDYEFLRDVTGQVIVRFSMGHEAIGHWINEEVKGDFNLLDRIEAGAAEVKGSERQWQLEGHEYTLLMDGEEVMIRANQLEFEGDEMEEGMNYYDEESLSFCGVEDFLLVLKAYRSFMLKY, from the coding sequence ATGGATTACGAATTTCTGCGTGACGTTACCGGTCAGGTGATCGTCAGATTTTCGATGGGGCATGAAGCGATTGGCCACTGGATCAACGAAGAAGTCAAAGGCGATTTCAACCTGCTGGACCGCATTGAAGCCGGTGCGGCCGAGGTAAAAGGCAGCGAGCGTCAATGGCAGTTGGAAGGCCATGAATATACGCTGTTGATGGATGGTGAAGAGGTGATGATCCGCGCCAATCAGCTGGAGTTCGAAGGCGATGAAATGGAAGAGGGGATGAATTACTACGACGAAGAAAGCCTCTCATTCTGCGGCGTTGAGGATTTCCTGCTGGTGTTGAAGGCCTATCGTTCTTTCATGCTGAAGTATTAA
- the hpt gene encoding hypoxanthine phosphoribosyltransferase — translation MKHTVDVMISEQEVKTRIAELGRQITEHYRDSGSDMVLVGLLRGSFMFMADLCRAIDVPHEVDFMTASSYGSGMSTTRDVKILKDLDEDIRGKDVLIVEDIIDSGNTLNKVREILALRGPKSLAICTLLDKPERREVQVPVEYVGFSIPDEFVVGYGIDYAQRYRHLPYVGKVVLLDE, via the coding sequence ATGAAACACACTGTAGACGTAATGATTTCCGAGCAGGAAGTTAAGACCCGTATCGCCGAACTTGGCCGCCAGATCACCGAACATTACCGCGACAGCGGCAGTGACATGGTGCTGGTCGGGCTGCTGCGCGGCTCCTTCATGTTCATGGCCGATCTGTGCCGCGCGATCGACGTGCCGCACGAAGTCGACTTTATGACTGCCTCCAGCTACGGCAGCGGCATGTCCACCACCCGCGACGTGAAGATCCTCAAGGATCTGGACGAAGACATTCGTGGCAAAGACGTGCTGATCGTGGAAGACATCATCGATTCCGGCAATACGCTGAACAAGGTGCGCGAGATTTTGGCGCTGCGCGGGCCGAAATCGCTGGCGATTTGCACCCTGTTGGACAAACCTGAGCGCCGTGAAGTGCAGGTGCCGGTCGAATATGTCGGCTTCTCGATCCCGGATGAGTTCGTGGTGGGGTATGGCATCGACTACGCTCAGCGCTATCGTCACCTGCCGTACGTCGGCAAAGTGGTGCTGCTGGACGAGTGA
- a CDS encoding polysaccharide deacetylase family protein yields MRPQYKLAAGLLGILMSLVSPVSLANLLSEDSAVKSEYMEAQRDSEVYALVGEHVIPVGEVKRGQLIQVFPADAEYYEFKFGHGTGFIDKDDVRELKKSRKVQDDLGELNKPLTNQNLITQKAIDVYTVADKESEVFGTLEGNLRYPIIGKLKDRLNNTWYEVNIGDRLGFVNELDCEIDNGIPVLTYHHLLKNEENKRFRHTSTTTSDAAFSNQMTYLKQAGYDTISLYQLEAYLKNQINLPGKAIVLTFDDGLKSVYRYAYPVLKDYGFRATAFIISSRIKRHPQKWNPDSLQFMSISELKQIQDVFDVQSHTHFLHRTDGNRQPILLSRSLHNIEFDFERSRRALSQFNPHVLYLSYPFGGYNQRAIQAAQDAGFHMAVTTVQGKVKPGDNPYTLKRLYILRTDSIQTMADRIANKPGTVVVQ; encoded by the coding sequence ATGCGGCCTCAATACAAGTTAGCGGCTGGGTTACTCGGCATTCTGATGTCGTTGGTTTCCCCTGTGAGCCTGGCGAATTTGCTGTCGGAAGACAGCGCGGTTAAATCTGAATACATGGAAGCGCAACGCGACAGCGAAGTTTATGCGTTGGTCGGAGAACATGTGATCCCGGTAGGGGAAGTGAAACGCGGGCAACTGATCCAGGTGTTCCCGGCGGATGCGGAATACTACGAATTCAAATTCGGGCACGGCACCGGCTTTATCGATAAAGACGACGTGCGTGAGCTGAAGAAGTCGCGCAAGGTGCAAGACGATCTGGGCGAACTGAACAAGCCGCTGACCAACCAGAATTTGATCACCCAAAAGGCGATCGACGTTTACACTGTGGCGGACAAAGAGAGCGAGGTCTTTGGCACGCTGGAAGGCAACCTGCGTTACCCGATCATCGGCAAGCTGAAGGATCGGCTTAACAACACCTGGTACGAGGTCAACATCGGCGATCGGCTGGGGTTCGTCAATGAACTGGACTGCGAGATCGATAACGGCATACCGGTGCTGACTTACCACCACCTGCTGAAAAACGAAGAGAACAAGCGCTTCCGCCACACGTCGACCACCACCTCAGACGCGGCGTTCAGCAACCAGATGACCTACCTGAAACAGGCGGGCTACGACACCATTTCGCTGTATCAGTTGGAAGCCTACCTGAAGAACCAGATCAACCTGCCGGGCAAGGCGATCGTGCTGACCTTCGACGACGGGCTGAAATCGGTTTATCGCTACGCTTATCCGGTATTGAAGGATTACGGTTTCCGCGCGACGGCGTTCATCATCTCTTCGCGCATCAAGCGCCACCCGCAAAAATGGAACCCGGACTCGCTGCAGTTTATGAGCATCTCGGAGCTGAAGCAGATTCAGGATGTGTTCGACGTACAGTCGCATACCCACTTCCTGCACCGCACCGACGGCAATCGCCAGCCGATTTTGCTGAGCCGTTCGCTGCACAATATCGAGTTCGATTTTGAGCGTTCACGCCGCGCGCTGTCGCAGTTCAATCCGCACGTGCTGTATCTGTCTTATCCGTTCGGCGGCTACAATCAGCGGGCGATTCAGGCGGCGCAGGATGCCGGCTTCCATATGGCGGTGACCACGGTGCAGGGCAAGGTGAAGCCGGGGGATAATCCCTATACGCTGAAGCGGCTGTATATTCTGCGCACCGATTCGATCCAGACCATGGCGGATCGAATAGCCAACAAGCCGGGCACGGTGGTGGTGCAGTAA
- a CDS encoding ABC transporter ATP-binding protein has translation MNYALELAQLTKTYAGGVKALRGIDLSVEAGDFYALLGPNGAGKSTTIGIISSLVNKTAGSVRVFGYDIDKDIVNAKRQLGLVPQEFNFNPFETVLQIVVNQAGYYGVTRREAMARAEKYLNQLDLWGKRNERARMLSGGMKRRLMIARALMHQPKLLILDEPTAGVDIELRRSMWGFLKELNAQGTTIILTTHYLEEAEMLCRNIGIIQNGELVENTSMKGLLAKLKSETFILDLAAKSPLPKLDGYHSRLTDTSTLEVEVMREQGLNGLFAQLSAQGVQVLSMRNKANRLEELFVTLVNGNGEKA, from the coding sequence ATGAATTATGCACTGGAATTAGCGCAGCTGACCAAGACTTACGCCGGTGGCGTCAAGGCGCTGCGCGGCATCGACCTGAGCGTCGAAGCGGGGGATTTTTATGCCCTGCTGGGGCCCAACGGCGCCGGAAAATCCACCACCATCGGCATCATCAGCTCGCTGGTGAACAAAACCGCCGGCAGCGTGCGGGTCTTCGGTTACGACATCGATAAAGACATCGTCAACGCCAAGCGCCAGCTCGGCCTGGTGCCGCAGGAGTTCAACTTCAACCCGTTCGAGACCGTGTTGCAGATCGTGGTGAACCAGGCGGGTTACTACGGCGTCACGCGGCGTGAAGCGATGGCCCGCGCCGAAAAATACCTCAATCAGCTGGACCTGTGGGGCAAGCGCAACGAGCGCGCCCGCATGCTGTCCGGCGGCATGAAGCGCCGCCTGATGATCGCCCGCGCGCTGATGCATCAGCCGAAGCTGCTGATCCTCGATGAACCGACCGCCGGGGTGGATATCGAGCTGCGCCGCTCAATGTGGGGCTTCCTGAAAGAGCTGAACGCCCAGGGCACTACCATCATCCTCACCACCCACTATCTGGAAGAGGCGGAAATGCTGTGCCGCAACATCGGCATCATCCAGAACGGAGAGCTGGTGGAAAACACGTCGATGAAGGGGCTGCTGGCCAAACTGAAGTCGGAAACCTTCATCCTCGATCTGGCGGCGAAAAGCCCGCTGCCGAAGCTGGACGGTTATCATAGCCGCCTGACGGATACCTCGACGCTGGAAGTGGAAGTGATGCGCGAGCAGGGGCTGAACGGCCTGTTCGCCCAGCTGAGCGCGCAGGGCGTGCAGGTGCTGAGCATGCGCAACAAGGCGAATCGCCTGGAAGAGCTGTTTGTCACCCTGGTTAACGGCAATGGAGAGAAAGCATGA
- the can gene encoding carbonate dehydratase, with product MKEIEELIANNQAWSASISQEDPEFFERLAQAQKPRFLWIGCSDSRVPAERLTGLEPGELFVHRNVANLVIHTDLNCLSVVQYAVDVLEVEHIIICGHLGCGGVQAAVENPELGLIDNWLLHIRDLWYKHSSLLGELPPEQRFDMLCEINVIEQVYNLGHSTIMQSAWKRGQKVMIHGWVYGIQDGRLRDMEVLATSRESLEMGYRKAIAKLKQDKGV from the coding sequence ATGAAAGAAATCGAAGAGCTTATCGCCAACAACCAGGCTTGGTCGGCCAGCATCAGCCAGGAAGACCCGGAATTTTTTGAACGTTTAGCCCAGGCGCAAAAGCCCCGTTTCTTATGGATTGGTTGCTCTGACAGCCGCGTTCCCGCAGAACGCCTGACCGGTCTTGAGCCGGGTGAACTGTTCGTCCACCGCAACGTAGCGAACCTCGTTATCCATACCGATCTTAACTGCCTGTCGGTGGTGCAGTATGCGGTAGATGTGCTGGAAGTCGAACACATCATCATCTGCGGCCACCTGGGTTGCGGCGGCGTACAGGCGGCGGTGGAAAACCCGGAGCTGGGTTTGATCGACAACTGGCTGCTGCACATTCGCGATCTGTGGTACAAGCACAGCTCGCTGCTGGGCGAGCTGCCGCCGGAACAGCGTTTCGACATGCTGTGCGAGATCAACGTCATTGAGCAGGTATACAACCTGGGCCACTCCACCATCATGCAGTCCGCCTGGAAGCGCGGTCAGAAGGTGATGATCCACGGCTGGGTATACGGCATTCAGGACGGCCGTCTGCGCGATATGGAAGTGCTGGCGACCAGCCGCGAGAGCCTGGAGATGGGCTACCGCAAAGCGATAGCCAAACTGAAGCAGGATAAAGGCGTATAA
- a CDS encoding ABC transporter permease gives MTRLYWVALQSIWAKEVNRFARIWIQTLVPPVITMTLYFIIFGNLIGSRIGDMHGFSYMQFIVPGLIMMAVITNSYANVASSFFSAKFQRNIEELLVAPVPTHVVIAGYVGGGVARGICVGVLVTIISLFFVPLQVHAWWVIALTLLLTAILFSLAGLINAVFATTFDDISLIPTFVLTPLTYLGGVFYSLSLLPPFWQAVSKLNPIVYMISGFRYGFLGVNDVPLAFTMAVLVAFIAVFYLASWYLIERGRGLRS, from the coding sequence ATGACGCGTTTGTATTGGGTGGCCTTGCAGAGCATCTGGGCCAAAGAGGTGAACCGCTTCGCGCGCATCTGGATCCAGACCCTGGTGCCGCCGGTGATTACCATGACGCTGTACTTCATCATCTTCGGCAACCTGATAGGTTCGCGCATCGGCGATATGCACGGCTTCAGCTACATGCAGTTCATCGTGCCCGGCCTTATCATGATGGCGGTGATCACCAACTCCTACGCCAACGTCGCCTCGTCGTTCTTCAGCGCCAAGTTCCAGCGCAACATTGAGGAACTGCTGGTGGCGCCGGTGCCGACCCACGTGGTGATCGCTGGTTATGTCGGCGGCGGCGTGGCGCGCGGCATCTGCGTCGGTGTGCTGGTGACCATCATCTCGCTGTTCTTCGTACCGCTCCAGGTGCACGCCTGGTGGGTGATTGCGCTGACGCTGCTGCTGACGGCGATCCTGTTCTCGCTGGCGGGGCTGATCAACGCGGTGTTCGCCACCACCTTCGACGACATCAGTCTGATCCCGACCTTCGTGCTGACGCCGCTGACCTACCTGGGCGGGGTGTTCTACTCGCTGTCGCTGCTGCCGCCATTCTGGCAGGCGGTGTCCAAGCTGAACCCGATCGTCTATATGATCAGCGGTTTCCGCTACGGTTTTCTCGGCGTTAACGACGTGCCGCTGGCCTTCACCATGGCGGTGCTGGTGGCGTTTATCGCGGTGTTCTACCTAGCGTCCTGGTACCTGATCGAGCGCGGCCGCGGCCTGCGCAGCTGA
- the panC gene encoding pantoate--beta-alanine ligase produces MIIIETLPMLRQQIRRWRQEGKRIALVPTMGNLHDGHMTLVDEARARADVVVVSIFVNPMQFERPDDLARYPRTLQEDSEKLTRRGVDLVFAPAPAAVYPQGLEQQTYVDVPGISTILEGASRPGHFRGVSTIVSKLFNLVQPDLACFGEKDYQQLALIRKMVADMGYDIDIVGVPTVRAKDGLALSSRNGYLTAEERKIAPQLSKIMNALAQQLANGERHVEELLEQTAEQLRAAGFTPDELFIRDADSLQPLTVDSQRAVVLMAAWLGKARLIDNQQVDLTL; encoded by the coding sequence ATGATTATTATCGAAACCCTGCCGATGCTGCGCCAGCAGATCCGCCGCTGGCGCCAGGAAGGCAAACGCATCGCGCTGGTGCCGACCATGGGCAACCTGCACGACGGCCACATGACGTTGGTCGATGAAGCGCGCGCCCGTGCCGACGTGGTGGTGGTGAGCATCTTCGTCAACCCGATGCAGTTCGAGCGACCGGACGATCTGGCGCGCTACCCGCGCACGCTGCAGGAAGACAGCGAGAAGCTGACCCGCCGCGGCGTCGATCTGGTGTTCGCGCCGGCCCCGGCCGCGGTCTATCCGCAGGGGCTGGAGCAGCAGACCTACGTCGACGTGCCGGGCATCTCCACCATCCTGGAAGGCGCCAGCCGGCCGGGCCACTTCCGCGGCGTTTCCACCATCGTCAGCAAGCTGTTCAATCTGGTGCAACCTGATTTGGCCTGTTTCGGCGAGAAGGATTACCAACAGCTGGCGCTGATCCGCAAAATGGTGGCGGACATGGGTTACGACATCGACATCGTCGGCGTGCCGACCGTACGCGCCAAAGACGGCCTGGCCCTCAGTTCGCGCAACGGTTACCTGACCGCCGAAGAGCGCAAGATCGCGCCGCAGCTGAGCAAGATCATGAACGCGCTGGCGCAACAGCTGGCCAATGGCGAACGCCATGTCGAAGAACTGCTGGAGCAGACTGCCGAGCAGCTGCGCGCCGCCGGCTTTACGCCGGATGAGCTATTCATTCGCGACGCCGACAGTCTGCAGCCGCTGACGGTGGACAGCCAACGGGCGGTGGTGCTGATGGCCGCCTGGTTGGGCAAGGCGCGTCTTATCGACAACCAGCAGGTCGATCTGACGCTGTAA
- a CDS encoding YacC family pilotin-like protein, protein MKKTTLSMLLLAMLGFSNASLALNESEAEDLADLTAVFIYLKNDCGYNDLPNAQIKRAIVYFAQQNRWDLSNYNSFNMKALGEDSYRDLSGIAIPTPKKCKSLARDSLSLLAYAN, encoded by the coding sequence ATGAAAAAAACAACGTTATCGATGCTGCTGCTGGCGATGCTGGGCTTCTCCAACGCCAGTCTGGCGCTGAATGAATCCGAGGCGGAAGATCTGGCCGATCTGACGGCGGTATTTATTTATTTGAAAAATGATTGCGGCTACAACGATTTGCCAAACGCGCAAATCAAACGCGCCATCGTCTATTTCGCGCAACAAAATCGCTGGGATCTGAGCAACTACAACAGCTTTAACATGAAGGCGCTGGGCGAAGACAGCTATCGCGATCTCAGCGGCATTGCCATTCCAACGCCTAAAAAGTGCAAATCGCTGGCGCGCGACTCTTTGAGCCTGCTGGCTTACGCCAATTAA